In Macaca nemestrina isolate mMacNem1 chromosome 11, mMacNem.hap1, whole genome shotgun sequence, a single window of DNA contains:
- the LOC105481202 gene encoding C-X-C chemokine receptor type 2 isoform X1: protein MESFNFEDFWKGEDFSNYSYSSDLPPSLPDVAPCRPESLEINKYFVVIIYALVFLLSLLGNSLVMLVILHSRVGRSVTDVYLLNLAMADLLFALTLPIWAAAKVNGWIFGTFLCKVVSLLKEVNFYSGILLLACISVDRYLAIVHATRTLTQKRYLVKFVCLSIWGLSLVLALPVSLYRRTVYLTYISPVCYEDMGNNTAKWRMVLRILPQTFGFIVPLLIMLFCYGFTLRTLFKAHMGQKHRAMRVIFAVVLIFLLCWLPYHLVLLADTLMRTRLINETCQRRNDIDQALDATEILGILHSCLNPLIYAFIGQKFRHGLLKILATHGLISKDSLPKDSRPSFVGSSSGHTSTTL from the coding sequence ATGGAGAGTTTCAATTTTGAAGATTTCTGGAAAGGTGAAGATTTTAGTAATTACAGTTACAGCTCTGACCTGCCCCCTTCTCTACCAGATGTCGCCCCATGTCGACCAGAATCCCTGGAAATCAACAAGTATTTTGTGGTCATTATCTATGCCCTGGTATTCCTGCTGAGCTTGCTGGGAAACTCCCTCGTGATGCTGGTCATCTTACACAGCAGGGTCGGCCGCTCCGTCACTGATGTGTACCTACTGAACCTGGCCATGGCCGACCTACTGTTTGCCCTGACCTTGCCCATCTGGGCTGCCGCCAAGGTGAATGGCTGGATTTTTGGCACATTCCTGTGCAAAGTGGTCTCACTCCTGAAGGAAGTCAACTTCTATAGTGGCATCCTGCTACTGGCCTGCATCAGTGTGGACCGTTACCTGGCCATTGTCCATGCCACACGCACACTGACCCAGAAGCGCTACTTGGTCAAGTTCGTATGTCTCAGCATCTGGGGTCTGTCCTTGGTCCTGGCCCTGCCTGTCTCACTTTACCGAAGGACTGTCTACCTGACCTATATTAGCCCAGTCTGCTATGAGGACATGGGCAACAATACAGCAAAATGGCGGATGGTGTTGCGGATCCTGCCCCAGACCTTTGGCTTCATCGTGCCGCTGCTGATCATGCTGTTCTGCTATGGATTCACCCTGCGCACGCTGTTTAAGGCCCACATGGGGCAGAAGCACCGGGCCATGCGGGTCATCTTTGCTGTCGTCCTCATCTTCCTACTCTGCTGGCTGCCCTACCACCTGGTCCTACTGGCAGACACCCTCATGAGGACCCGGTTGATCAACGAGACCTGTCAGCGCCGCAATGACATCGACCAGGCCCTGGATGCCACCGAGATTCTAGGCATCCTTCACAGCTGCCTCAACCCCCTCATCTACGCCTTCATTGGCCAGAAGTTCCGCCATGGACTCCTCAAGATTCTAGCCACACATGGCTTGATCAGCAAGGACTCCCTGCCCAAAGACAGCAGGCCTTCCTTTGTTGGCTCTTCTTCAGGACACACTTCCACTACTCTCTGA
- the LOC105481202 gene encoding C-X-C chemokine receptor type 2 isoform X2, with amino-acid sequence MLVILHSRVGRSVTDVYLLNLAMADLLFALTLPIWAAAKVNGWIFGTFLCKVVSLLKEVNFYSGILLLACISVDRYLAIVHATRTLTQKRYLVKFVCLSIWGLSLVLALPVSLYRRTVYLTYISPVCYEDMGNNTAKWRMVLRILPQTFGFIVPLLIMLFCYGFTLRTLFKAHMGQKHRAMRVIFAVVLIFLLCWLPYHLVLLADTLMRTRLINETCQRRNDIDQALDATEILGILHSCLNPLIYAFIGQKFRHGLLKILATHGLISKDSLPKDSRPSFVGSSSGHTSTTL; translated from the coding sequence ATGCTGGTCATCTTACACAGCAGGGTCGGCCGCTCCGTCACTGATGTGTACCTACTGAACCTGGCCATGGCCGACCTACTGTTTGCCCTGACCTTGCCCATCTGGGCTGCCGCCAAGGTGAATGGCTGGATTTTTGGCACATTCCTGTGCAAAGTGGTCTCACTCCTGAAGGAAGTCAACTTCTATAGTGGCATCCTGCTACTGGCCTGCATCAGTGTGGACCGTTACCTGGCCATTGTCCATGCCACACGCACACTGACCCAGAAGCGCTACTTGGTCAAGTTCGTATGTCTCAGCATCTGGGGTCTGTCCTTGGTCCTGGCCCTGCCTGTCTCACTTTACCGAAGGACTGTCTACCTGACCTATATTAGCCCAGTCTGCTATGAGGACATGGGCAACAATACAGCAAAATGGCGGATGGTGTTGCGGATCCTGCCCCAGACCTTTGGCTTCATCGTGCCGCTGCTGATCATGCTGTTCTGCTATGGATTCACCCTGCGCACGCTGTTTAAGGCCCACATGGGGCAGAAGCACCGGGCCATGCGGGTCATCTTTGCTGTCGTCCTCATCTTCCTACTCTGCTGGCTGCCCTACCACCTGGTCCTACTGGCAGACACCCTCATGAGGACCCGGTTGATCAACGAGACCTGTCAGCGCCGCAATGACATCGACCAGGCCCTGGATGCCACCGAGATTCTAGGCATCCTTCACAGCTGCCTCAACCCCCTCATCTACGCCTTCATTGGCCAGAAGTTCCGCCATGGACTCCTCAAGATTCTAGCCACACATGGCTTGATCAGCAAGGACTCCCTGCCCAAAGACAGCAGGCCTTCCTTTGTTGGCTCTTCTTCAGGACACACTTCCACTACTCTCTGA